From a region of the Fischerella sp. JS2 genome:
- a CDS encoding glycosyltransferase family A protein, translating to MSSIIFDYTPEISIILCTYNRAKYLNNCIDSVINQTFKNYELIVVDDGSQDNTFEIVNFYLQQFRNIRYLNHQNRKLAYSKNAGIQASFGKYITFIDSDDTYQPNHLESRLQFMQANPEIDLIQGGFASDEEIWVADYFQPGKTINLRECVLGPTFFGKRQVFFNLHGFNNIAYGEDTDLWERAEKIFKTYKLTEPQTYNYTRAETSITKSVLEKLS from the coding sequence ATGAGTAGTATAATTTTCGACTACACACCCGAGATATCAATAATTCTATGTACTTACAACCGAGCAAAATATTTAAATAACTGTATTGATAGTGTTATTAATCAAACTTTTAAAAATTACGAATTGATTGTAGTTGATGACGGTAGCCAAGATAATACTTTTGAGATTGTCAATTTTTATCTTCAGCAGTTCCGGAATATTCGCTATCTTAATCATCAAAATCGCAAGTTAGCCTACTCTAAAAATGCTGGAATACAAGCATCATTCGGTAAGTACATTACATTTATTGATAGTGATGATACTTATCAACCAAATCATTTAGAATCCCGACTTCAATTTATGCAAGCTAACCCAGAAATTGATTTGATACAAGGAGGATTTGCAAGTGATGAAGAAATTTGGGTAGCAGATTATTTTCAACCAGGAAAAACAATTAATTTAAGGGAATGTGTCTTAGGTCCTACTTTTTTTGGAAAAAGACAGGTATTTTTTAATTTGCATGGGTTTAATAATATTGCCTATGGAGAAGATACAGACTTGTGGGAACGGGCAGAAAAAATCTTTAAAACTTACAAGTTAACTGAACCGCAAACTTATAACTATACAAGAGCAGAAACAAGTATTACTAAGAGTGTATTAGAAAAATTATCCTAA
- a CDS encoding S9 family peptidase, which yields MNKIDSSQTTVTPPVAEKRSHVLELHGDRRIDNYFWMRDHQDPKTIAYLKAENAYTQAMMQHTEAFQQQLYEEMLSRIKETDLSVPYRKDEYYYYSRTEEGKAYPIYCRQKGSLDASEEILLDQNELAQGHDFFSIGVLQVSPNHQILAYSVDTTGSERYTLFFLDLNTRQLYPESISDTYFSLAWANDNQTVFYTKLDDANRPFQLFRHTLATDVNQDILIYHEPDDIYYLAVGKTRSQAYILLSLGSKITSEVHYLDANHPTGNFQLFRPRTTGVEYDIDHHSDDFYIVTNEQAINFKLMKTPVNSPSKDNWQTVIPHREDVMLSGISLFANHLVIYERKDGLPTGRVQNLRSGEEHNITFPEPTYSFFEGSNPEFDTTTLRIHYTSLITPPSVFDYDMETNERELKKETEVLGGYDRTQYNSEKLMVPAPDGTQIPISIVYKKGIKKDGKNPLYLTGYGAYGANYPASFSSTRLTLLDRGIVFAIAHIRGGGEMGRKWYEDGKFLHKKNTFTDFIACAEYLISQGWTTSNALAISGGSAGGLLMGAVVNIRPDLFKVVVADVPFVDVVTTILDTSLPLSAMEQEEWGNPNDKVYYDYMKSYSPYDNVEAKDYPDMLITAGLNDARVKYWEPAKWTAKLRELKTDNNILLLKINMGAGHSGASGRYESLKELAFEYAFVLDRLGVQKG from the coding sequence ATGAATAAAATCGACTCCTCACAAACAACAGTTACTCCACCCGTAGCTGAAAAACGATCGCATGTATTAGAGTTACACGGTGACAGGCGGATTGATAATTACTTTTGGATGCGCGATCACCAAGATCCAAAAACGATCGCTTACTTGAAAGCAGAAAATGCTTACACCCAAGCTATGATGCAGCACACGGAAGCTTTTCAACAACAGCTATACGAAGAAATGCTGTCTCGCATTAAAGAAACAGACCTTTCCGTGCCTTATCGTAAAGATGAATATTATTATTATTCGCGCACAGAAGAGGGTAAAGCTTATCCAATTTACTGTCGCCAAAAAGGTAGTCTTGATGCTTCTGAAGAAATACTACTAGACCAAAATGAACTAGCCCAAGGGCATGATTTTTTTAGTATCGGAGTACTACAAGTTAGCCCTAATCATCAAATATTAGCTTATTCGGTAGATACAACTGGTTCTGAAAGATATACACTGTTTTTTTTGGATTTAAATACTCGTCAACTTTATCCCGAAAGTATCTCTGATACTTATTTTTCTTTGGCGTGGGCGAATGATAATCAAACTGTATTTTACACGAAATTAGATGATGCCAATCGTCCATTTCAGTTATTTCGACATACATTAGCCACAGATGTTAATCAAGATATTCTTATCTATCACGAACCGGACGATATTTATTATTTAGCAGTGGGCAAAACTCGCAGCCAAGCTTATATCTTGTTGAGCTTAGGGAGCAAAATCACCTCAGAAGTCCACTATTTAGACGCTAATCATCCTACCGGAAACTTTCAGTTATTTCGTCCCCGGACTACAGGGGTAGAATACGACATTGATCATCACAGTGATGATTTTTATATAGTCACAAATGAACAAGCAATTAACTTTAAGTTAATGAAAACTCCGGTAAATTCACCAAGTAAAGATAATTGGCAAACTGTTATTCCCCATCGGGAAGATGTGATGTTATCAGGAATTAGTTTGTTTGCCAATCACTTGGTTATTTACGAACGCAAGGATGGATTACCAACTGGTAGGGTACAAAACCTGAGGAGTGGAGAAGAACATAATATTACTTTTCCCGAACCAACCTACTCATTTTTTGAAGGTAGTAACCCGGAATTTGACACTACTACTTTGCGGATACACTACACTTCTTTAATTACGCCGCCATCTGTATTTGATTACGATATGGAAACAAATGAGCGGGAACTGAAAAAAGAAACAGAAGTTTTGGGAGGCTACGACAGAACCCAGTATAACAGTGAAAAATTAATGGTTCCGGCTCCTGACGGTACACAAATCCCCATATCTATTGTTTATAAAAAGGGAATTAAAAAAGATGGCAAAAATCCTTTGTATCTAACTGGATATGGTGCTTATGGGGCAAATTACCCGGCATCATTTTCCTCAACTAGATTGACATTGTTAGATCGGGGAATTGTATTTGCGATCGCTCATATTCGTGGCGGCGGAGAAATGGGCCGCAAATGGTATGAAGATGGCAAATTTTTGCACAAAAAAAATACCTTTACAGATTTTATTGCCTGTGCAGAATATCTTATCTCCCAAGGGTGGACAACAAGTAATGCACTTGCTATTTCCGGTGGTAGTGCTGGCGGTTTATTAATGGGAGCAGTAGTCAATATACGCCCAGATTTGTTTAAAGTAGTAGTTGCGGATGTGCCTTTTGTAGATGTAGTCACAACCATCCTAGATACTTCTTTACCTTTATCAGCAATGGAACAGGAAGAATGGGGGAATCCCAACGATAAAGTCTATTACGACTACATGAAATCATACTCACCCTACGATAACGTCGAGGCTAAAGATTACCCAGATATGTTAATTACAGCTGGATTAAATGATGCGCGCGTTAAATATTGGGAACCTGCAAAATGGACAGCAAAACTACGAGAACTCAAAACAGATAACAACATTCTCTTGCTGAAAATCAACATGGGTGCAGGACACAGTGGCGCATCTGGACGTTACGAAAGTCTCAAAGAACTGGCGTTTGAGTATGCTTTTGTGTTGGATAGATTGGGAGTACAAAAGGGATAG
- a CDS encoding LD-carboxypeptidase encodes MQSQVIIPPPLQPSDLLRVIAPSGALRELTAFEQGVEIWRSRGYRLEVIPEIDDKWGYLAGKDETRRHHLALAWQDPECRGILCARGGFGSTRILENWHWGVGTVGRRWEEPEVGRTGGEESFTLSSPYHPYPTGSRVKRVYTPSPHHPITPTYSPKWLIGFSDITALLWSLYQAGISGVHAPLLTTIADEPDWSIQRLFDWVEGRSLPSLKGCGWGGGITTGILLPANLTVATHLLSTPIQPDLDGVILAFEDVTEAPYRIDRMLTQWRLCGALSKVRGIALGSFSKCEAPLGIPSFTVEEVLRDRLSDLGIPVVSDLPFGHEAPNAALPVGVKVILDADQGILDIVR; translated from the coding sequence ATGCAATCTCAAGTTATCATTCCGCCACCCCTGCAACCTAGTGACTTACTACGAGTTATTGCGCCTAGTGGTGCTTTACGAGAACTTACAGCATTTGAACAGGGAGTAGAAATTTGGCGATCGCGCGGCTACCGACTAGAAGTAATACCAGAGATTGATGACAAATGGGGATACTTAGCCGGTAAAGATGAGACTCGTCGTCACCACCTAGCATTAGCATGGCAAGATCCTGAATGTCGCGGTATTCTCTGCGCCAGAGGTGGTTTCGGTAGTACCCGAATTTTGGAAAATTGGCATTGGGGAGTAGGGACAGTGGGGAGGAGGTGGGAAGAACCGGAGGTGGGGAGAACCGGAGGTGAGGAGAGTTTCACTCTAAGTTCTCCTTATCACCCCTACCCTACGGGAAGCCGAGTAAAGCGCGTCTACACCCCATCACCCCATCACCCCATCACCCCAACTTATTCTCCCAAGTGGCTGATTGGCTTTTCCGACATCACCGCTTTACTGTGGAGTCTTTATCAGGCGGGAATTTCTGGTGTACACGCGCCTTTGTTAACCACGATCGCTGATGAACCAGATTGGTCAATTCAACGTTTATTTGATTGGGTCGAAGGACGTTCCCTTCCTTCCTTAAAAGGTTGTGGTTGGGGAGGTGGTATAACTACTGGTATCTTGCTACCTGCTAATCTGACTGTGGCTACCCATCTTTTGAGTACACCCATCCAACCGGATTTAGATGGTGTCATCCTGGCTTTTGAAGATGTGACAGAAGCCCCCTACCGGATTGATAGAATGTTGACGCAGTGGCGCCTGTGTGGTGCTTTATCTAAAGTTCGTGGTATCGCTTTGGGTAGCTTTAGTAAATGTGAAGCACCATTAGGTATTCCTAGTTTTACAGTGGAAGAAGTTTTGCGCGATCGCTTGAGTGATTTGGGTATTCCTGTTGTCTCGGATTTACCCTTTGGTCACGAAGCACCAAATGCAGCATTACCAGTAGGTGTAAAGGTGATTTTAGATGCAGATCAAGGCATATTGGATATTGTCAGATGA
- a CDS encoding response regulator transcription factor produces MSIDTSINLPPDAAPLQVLIIEDDPMMLLGLEQSLMAHPQLEIIGQAEDGYLGVQAALKLKPDVVVMDIGLPRLDGIAATQQIKAALPNTHVVMLTSHKTETEIIAALSSGADAYCIKGASVERLLSAIAAAVEGATYLDPQIARQVIENLKPPSPKSNVAHLSERELEVLKLMVEGYSNPEIAEKLYLSPNTVKTHVRGIMNKLSVDDRVQAAVVALRSGLV; encoded by the coding sequence ATGTCTATTGATACTTCTATTAATCTGCCTCCAGATGCTGCACCATTACAAGTATTAATCATTGAAGATGATCCGATGATGCTATTGGGTTTAGAACAGTCGCTGATGGCGCATCCCCAGTTGGAAATTATTGGACAAGCTGAAGATGGCTATTTGGGTGTACAAGCGGCATTGAAACTCAAACCAGATGTAGTAGTAATGGATATTGGCTTACCCCGTTTAGATGGAATTGCAGCGACACAACAAATCAAAGCTGCATTACCCAACACTCATGTGGTGATGCTGACGTCTCATAAAACAGAAACGGAAATTATTGCTGCTTTATCTAGTGGCGCTGATGCATATTGTATTAAAGGAGCTAGTGTAGAGCGACTTTTAAGTGCGATCGCAGCTGCTGTGGAAGGTGCAACTTACCTTGATCCCCAAATTGCCAGACAAGTAATTGAAAATCTCAAACCACCTTCCCCTAAAAGCAATGTAGCCCATCTTTCTGAACGCGAATTAGAAGTTTTGAAACTGATGGTAGAAGGCTATAGCAACCCAGAGATTGCTGAAAAACTCTACCTCAGCCCCAACACTGTGAAAACTCATGTCCGGGGAATCAT
- a CDS encoding succinylglutamate desuccinylase/aspartoacylase family protein, which translates to MQPTISTIPLRQMASGDFLSLQLYKFTGTYPGKKVYIQSNLHGAEIAGNAVIHQFIEFLLTLNDTDLIGEIWLVPVCNPMGTNTRIHHFSPGRYCLYEAKDWNRIFWDYEKEADDLAIFAKSQLHLNSEVVKQNYLALIQQKFTELLEKINSPSSVPYTEKFRYKLQSLSLDADYLIDLHSSTNQGLNYLYYFPNREDSAKYFLLNFGIVLDEYDGDAFDEAFIKPWLALEKYLKELGRNIKFEVEAWTLELGMGMQMNLDSVAKGILGIKNYLASKGVLKIAGFPLAKSESHKMTFRARSQIRKYYAPVGGMIQARVELGSEIKAGEKLYQILSFNKEGKLPQISDIYAEQDGLVYDVATNQAVNEGEFVLGVIN; encoded by the coding sequence ATGCAACCTACTATTTCTACAATTCCTCTACGCCAGATGGCTTCTGGTGATTTTTTGTCACTGCAATTATATAAATTTACTGGCACTTATCCAGGCAAAAAAGTTTACATTCAATCTAATCTACATGGTGCAGAAATAGCTGGTAATGCAGTAATTCACCAATTCATTGAATTTTTATTGACACTAAATGATACTGATTTAATTGGCGAAATTTGGTTAGTTCCTGTTTGTAATCCGATGGGAACGAATACACGTATACATCACTTTTCTCCTGGTAGATACTGTCTTTACGAAGCGAAAGATTGGAACCGTATATTTTGGGATTACGAAAAAGAAGCTGATGATTTAGCTATATTTGCTAAATCTCAACTTCATTTAAATTCGGAGGTCGTCAAACAAAATTATCTTGCCTTAATTCAGCAAAAATTTACTGAACTTTTAGAAAAAATTAATTCTCCCAGTAGCGTACCTTATACTGAGAAGTTTCGCTACAAACTACAATCTCTAAGTTTAGATGCTGATTACTTAATTGATTTACATAGTTCTACCAATCAAGGTTTAAATTACCTTTATTACTTTCCCAATCGAGAAGACAGTGCTAAATACTTTTTACTGAATTTTGGGATTGTACTTGATGAATATGACGGAGATGCCTTTGATGAAGCATTTATTAAGCCTTGGTTAGCATTAGAAAAATATTTGAAAGAACTAGGAAGAAATATCAAGTTTGAAGTAGAAGCCTGGACACTTGAGTTAGGTATGGGTATGCAAATGAATCTTGATTCAGTAGCCAAAGGTATTTTAGGAATCAAAAACTATTTAGCATCCAAAGGAGTACTTAAAATTGCTGGCTTTCCTTTAGCAAAGAGTGAATCTCACAAAATGACTTTTAGAGCCAGAAGTCAAATTAGGAAATATTATGCCCCTGTCGGTGGAATGATTCAAGCGAGAGTTGAGTTAGGCAGTGAAATTAAAGCTGGAGAAAAGCTTTATCAAATTCTGAGTTTCAATAAAGAAGGTAAATTACCTCAGATAAGTGACATTTACGCTGAACAAGATGGATTAGTTTATGATGTTGCAACTAATCAAGCCGTAAATGAAGGGGAGTTTGTGTTGGGAGTGATTAATTAA
- a CDS encoding ABC transporter substrate-binding protein, producing the protein MNIRFLICQIRNYVRQFMSSAWQISIVGVCLCLLLFIYGCQATQNNDNGVIHLTLWQGINPPVNRDVFQKLVDKFNQTHPNIQVESIYAGQLDQQLPKVLTAVVGNVPPDILTYYPQITGQLIELGAIRPLEDWLDKLPIKSEIIPNLFEELQLNGHTWSVPLYTSNMGIFYRRDLFKAAGINEPPKTWEELRQVAKKLTLDRNGDNRPEQYGILLPLGKGEWTVFSWFPFLFGAGGEVIKNNKPDLMNKQAIAALQFWQDLIKDGSAKLSPPERGYEEDNFTSGRVAMQITGPWTYIMKSDVDFDVFPIPGKLQQATVAGTGNMYVMKTTPEREQAALKFLEYMLSEEFQTEWSISTGFLPVNIKSAQSQAFVELINQKPVLKVFLEQMSVTRARPIIAGYSRLSDSLGRAIEATLLGESPEKALKAAQERLDMIWGK; encoded by the coding sequence ATGAACATAAGATTTTTAATCTGCCAAATTAGAAATTATGTACGCCAGTTTATGAGTTCGGCTTGGCAAATTTCAATTGTGGGAGTTTGCTTATGTTTGTTATTATTTATATATGGTTGTCAAGCTACACAAAATAATGACAATGGAGTTATTCATCTGACACTTTGGCAAGGAATTAATCCCCCTGTCAATCGAGATGTATTTCAAAAATTGGTGGATAAGTTTAATCAAACTCATCCAAATATTCAAGTAGAATCTATTTATGCTGGTCAGCTTGACCAACAATTACCGAAAGTATTAACAGCAGTGGTGGGTAATGTTCCACCCGATATTCTGACATATTATCCGCAAATTACAGGTCAGTTGATAGAGTTAGGTGCAATTCGACCTCTAGAAGATTGGTTAGATAAATTGCCCATAAAATCAGAAATTATTCCAAATTTATTTGAAGAATTACAGTTAAATGGTCATACTTGGTCAGTACCACTGTATACCAGCAATATGGGTATTTTTTACCGACGGGATCTATTTAAAGCTGCGGGAATAAATGAACCACCGAAGACTTGGGAAGAATTGCGACAAGTTGCGAAAAAATTAACTTTAGATCGTAATGGTGACAACCGTCCCGAACAATACGGCATATTATTACCCTTGGGAAAGGGAGAATGGACTGTGTTTAGTTGGTTTCCTTTCCTATTTGGTGCTGGGGGAGAGGTAATCAAAAATAACAAACCAGATTTGATGAACAAACAAGCGATCGCAGCTTTGCAATTCTGGCAAGATTTAATTAAAGATGGTTCAGCTAAATTATCACCCCCAGAACGGGGTTATGAAGAAGATAATTTTACCTCTGGTCGCGTGGCTATGCAAATTACTGGACCTTGGACTTACATCATGAAATCTGATGTTGATTTTGATGTCTTTCCTATTCCTGGAAAATTGCAACAAGCTACAGTAGCTGGTACTGGTAACATGTACGTCATGAAAACCACACCAGAAAGAGAGCAAGCTGCACTCAAGTTTCTTGAGTACATGTTGAGTGAAGAATTTCAAACTGAGTGGAGTATTAGTACAGGTTTTTTACCAGTAAATATTAAATCTGCTCAAAGTCAAGCTTTTGTGGAACTTATCAACCAAAAACCAGTGTTAAAAGTCTTTTTAGAGCAAATGTCTGTGACACGCGCTAGACCAATAATTGCTGGATATAGTCGTCTTTCTGATAGTCTGGGGAGAGCTATTGAGGCGACTTTGTTAGGTGAATCTCCCGAAAAGGCTTTAAAAGCTGCTCAAGAACGTTTAGATATGATTTGGGGGAAGTAG
- a CDS encoding methyltransferase domain-containing protein: MAKQYVSTAYLQQHDSKLYAIFAWSQRQAEIIPAKSWLTVMEIFVHEHSLEKAYQIFQEIKLAPTANQIIDEINKYADLLSNAIVFVADSQITIYGKGFRSFIEKDMQFELGSLSRKSYQVLLQLFTHLQLEDDLEKIQNIKDFFKLVEKLENLGLLSPATGSINWGDLKKTVPICQAFGLTRGTPVDRYYLRKFIDEIHAQVVGNILEVGGTPKDKDFYQMNPGSSYRILNLESGPEVDIVGDVHDVSMIEPKSLDSVIIFNVLEHCYAPWIVIENIHTWLKKGGKCFAMVPSAIRVHATPLDYWRPLPDAFAWMFRNFSRQKLYVYGNPITVIASYHGIAVEELTPKELDAFHPDYPVATCIVAEK, translated from the coding sequence ATGGCTAAACAATATGTATCTACCGCTTATTTACAGCAGCATGACAGCAAGCTGTATGCTATTTTTGCTTGGAGCCAAAGACAAGCGGAAATAATTCCAGCAAAATCATGGTTGACTGTAATGGAGATATTTGTTCATGAACATTCTTTAGAAAAAGCCTATCAAATATTTCAAGAAATTAAATTAGCTCCAACTGCCAATCAAATCATAGATGAAATCAATAAATACGCAGATTTACTTTCCAATGCTATAGTATTTGTAGCAGATAGCCAAATTACAATTTATGGCAAAGGTTTTCGGAGTTTTATCGAAAAAGATATGCAGTTTGAACTTGGTTCATTAAGTCGAAAAAGTTACCAAGTTCTCCTACAATTATTTACTCATCTACAATTAGAAGATGACTTAGAAAAAATTCAGAATATAAAAGACTTTTTTAAATTAGTAGAAAAACTAGAAAATTTAGGTTTATTATCTCCTGCCACAGGCTCTATTAATTGGGGAGATTTAAAAAAGACAGTTCCTATTTGTCAAGCATTTGGATTGACAAGAGGAACTCCTGTGGATCGCTACTATCTCCGGAAATTTATTGACGAGATTCATGCACAAGTAGTTGGCAATATTTTGGAAGTAGGTGGGACTCCTAAAGATAAAGATTTCTATCAAATGAATCCGGGTAGTTCCTATCGGATTCTTAACTTAGAATCAGGGCCAGAGGTAGATATAGTTGGGGATGTTCATGATGTATCTATGATCGAACCAAAGTCTTTAGATTCAGTGATTATCTTTAATGTTTTAGAACATTGTTACGCACCCTGGATTGTCATTGAAAATATTCATACCTGGCTAAAAAAGGGTGGCAAATGTTTTGCGATGGTTCCAAGTGCGATTCGAGTTCATGCTACCCCGCTGGACTATTGGCGGCCTTTACCAGATGCTTTTGCTTGGATGTTTAGAAATTTTTCTCGACAGAAATTGTATGTTTATGGCAATCCGATTACTGTCATAGCTAGTTATCATGGTATTGCCGTCGAAGAATTAACCCCCAAAGAACTAGACGCTTTTCATCCAGATTATCCCGTCGCAACTTGTATCGTAGCTGAAAAATAA
- the era gene encoding GTPase Era: MIPQAPPGFRSGFIGIVGRPNVGKSTLMNQLVGQKIAITSPVAQTTRNRLRGILTTKEAQLIFVDTPGIHKPHHQLGEVLVQNAKIAIESVDVVLFVVDATTFCGAGDRYIADLLSRSSTPVILGLNKIDQQVANSLAIDESYTQLANAHQWQTVKFSAKTGTGLGELQQLLIQNIEPGPYYYPPDLVTDQPERFIMGELIREQILLLTREEIPHSVAISIDKVEETTTITRVLATIHVERDSQKGILIGKGGSMLKAVGSAAREQIQKLIAGKVYLELFVKVQPKWRQSRIRLAEFGYRVEE, translated from the coding sequence ATGATTCCACAGGCTCCTCCTGGTTTCAGGTCAGGCTTTATCGGTATTGTTGGTCGTCCCAATGTCGGTAAATCTACGTTGATGAATCAGTTAGTTGGACAAAAAATAGCCATTACATCACCAGTAGCCCAAACTACACGCAATCGATTGCGGGGCATATTAACCACAAAAGAGGCACAATTAATTTTTGTGGATACACCAGGAATTCATAAACCTCATCATCAGTTGGGTGAAGTGCTGGTGCAAAATGCCAAAATAGCGATTGAATCTGTGGATGTGGTGCTATTTGTAGTTGATGCTACAACTTTTTGTGGTGCAGGTGATCGCTACATTGCCGATTTACTGAGTCGCAGCAGCACACCTGTAATTTTAGGTCTAAACAAAATCGACCAACAGGTAGCTAATTCCTTGGCTATAGATGAAAGTTACACGCAGTTAGCAAATGCTCATCAATGGCAGACGGTAAAATTTTCTGCCAAAACAGGTACAGGATTAGGCGAATTACAACAATTACTAATTCAAAATATAGAACCCGGGCCTTACTACTATCCTCCCGACTTAGTTACCGATCAACCAGAACGCTTTATCATGGGCGAATTAATTCGAGAACAGATTTTGCTGTTAACGCGCGAAGAAATTCCCCATTCTGTAGCAATATCCATCGATAAAGTAGAAGAAACAACAACTATTACCCGCGTATTAGCCACGATTCACGTCGAACGTGATTCTCAAAAAGGAATTCTCATTGGTAAAGGTGGTTCGATGCTGAAAGCCGTTGGTAGTGCAGCCAGAGAACAAATTCAAAAGTTAATTGCAGGCAAAGTTTACCTAGAATTATTTGTGAAAGTGCAACCAAAATGGCGTCAGTCACGCATTCGTTTAGCAGAATTCGGATATCGGGTAGAAGAGTAA